One Streptococcus sp. DTU_2020_1001019_1_SI_AUS_MUR_006 DNA window includes the following coding sequences:
- a CDS encoding Stp1/IreP family PP2C-type Ser/Thr phosphatase gives MEISLLTDVGQKRTNNQDYVNLFVNRAGRTMIILADGMGGHRAGNIASEMAVTDLGVAWVDTQIDTVNEVREWFAHHLEVENQKIYQLGRDEAYKGMGTTLEALAVIGNQAIYAHIGDSRIGLIRGEEYRQLTSDHSLVNELLKAGQLTPEEAEAHPQKNIITQSIGQKDEIQPDLGIVSLEAGDYLLLNSDGLTNMISASEICDIVTSDISLDDKAATLIRFANNAGGLDNITVALVSIEEEAAQ, from the coding sequence ATGGAGATTTCATTATTAACAGATGTGGGTCAGAAACGTACAAATAATCAAGACTATGTCAATCTTTTTGTCAACCGTGCCGGTCGCACGATGATCATCTTGGCTGATGGGATGGGAGGTCATCGCGCAGGAAATATTGCCAGTGAGATGGCAGTTACGGACTTAGGTGTTGCCTGGGTTGATACGCAGATCGACACCGTTAATGAAGTTCGCGAATGGTTTGCCCACCATCTAGAAGTTGAAAATCAAAAGATTTATCAACTAGGACGAGATGAAGCCTACAAGGGAATGGGGACAACCCTCGAAGCTCTTGCAGTTATCGGAAATCAGGCAATTTATGCCCATATCGGAGATTCTAGAATCGGTCTCATTCGAGGGGAAGAGTACCGTCAACTGACAAGTGATCATTCCTTGGTTAACGAATTGCTCAAGGCAGGTCAACTGACACCAGAAGAGGCAGAAGCGCATCCACAAAAAAATATTATCACCCAATCTATCGGACAAAAAGACGAAATTCAACCTGACTTAGGAATTGTCAGTTTGGAAGCAGGAGACTATCTCTTGCTCAATAGCGATGGTCTGACAAATATGATTTCAGCTAGTGAAATCTGTGATATTGTCACAAGTGATATCTCGCTTGATGATAAAGCGGCGACCTTGATTCGTTTTGCTAACAATGCTGGTGGCCTTGATAATATTACAGTTGCCCTTGTTTCGATTGAGGAGGAGGCGGCACAATGA
- the rsmB gene encoding 16S rRNA (cytosine(967)-C(5))-methyltransferase RsmB — MTKVETARSLALEVLEDVFIQQAYSNIALNKHLKGSQLSAADKGLVTELVYGTVARKLTLEWYISHFIEDRDKLDSWLYVLLLMSTYQLQYLDKLPDHAVVNEAVEIAKSRKKGSEKLVNAVLRRILREGLPDSASIKRKNKRDSIAYSLPVWLISKLKEEYGEERAQAIFESLLQRNKASIRVTDLNRKEEIKALLGASDSALSASGLVKEQGHFAGHDLFAEGVITIQDESSQLVAPTLELQGEEQVLDACAAPGGKTAHMASYLTTGQVTALDLYDHKLTLIQENAQRLGVADRVQTQKLDARKVHEFFGKDQFDKILVDAPCSGIGLLRRKPDIKYNKETADFASLQEIQLEILGSVCQTLRKGGIITYSTCTIVSEENFKVVQAFLESHPEFEQVKLEHECKDILKDGCILITPELYGSDGFFISQFRKMSN, encoded by the coding sequence GTGACTAAAGTAGAAACGGCTAGAAGTTTAGCCTTAGAGGTATTGGAGGATGTTTTTATCCAACAAGCTTACTCCAATATCGCCTTAAATAAACACCTCAAGGGAAGTCAACTATCAGCGGCAGACAAAGGTTTGGTGACAGAGCTGGTCTATGGAACTGTAGCTCGAAAACTCACGCTAGAGTGGTACATTTCTCACTTTATTGAGGATAGAGACAAGCTGGACAGTTGGCTCTATGTTTTACTTCTCATGAGCACCTACCAACTCCAATACTTGGATAAGCTTCCTGACCATGCAGTGGTCAATGAAGCGGTTGAAATTGCAAAATCTCGTAAGAAGGGTAGTGAAAAACTGGTCAATGCAGTCCTTCGCCGTATCCTGCGAGAAGGTTTGCCAGATAGTGCCTCTATCAAGCGTAAAAATAAGCGTGATTCTATTGCCTATTCTTTACCAGTTTGGTTGATTTCGAAACTCAAGGAAGAGTACGGAGAAGAGCGAGCTCAAGCGATTTTTGAGAGTCTTTTGCAACGGAATAAAGCCAGTATTCGCGTAACAGATTTGAACCGAAAAGAGGAAATCAAAGCTCTGCTCGGTGCAAGTGATTCTGCTTTATCAGCTTCTGGTCTGGTCAAGGAGCAGGGGCATTTTGCGGGTCATGACTTGTTTGCTGAAGGGGTTATTACTATCCAAGATGAGTCTAGTCAACTGGTTGCACCAACACTAGAGCTACAAGGAGAGGAGCAGGTTTTGGATGCCTGTGCGGCTCCAGGTGGGAAAACAGCCCATATGGCATCTTATCTAACGACAGGTCAGGTAACAGCTCTGGATCTCTACGATCATAAACTCACTTTGATTCAGGAAAATGCTCAGCGTTTAGGAGTAGCAGACCGTGTTCAAACACAAAAATTGGATGCCCGAAAGGTCCACGAGTTTTTTGGCAAGGATCAATTTGATAAGATTCTTGTTGATGCCCCTTGCTCAGGGATTGGTCTATTGCGTCGAAAACCAGATATCAAATACAATAAAGAAACGGCAGATTTCGCGTCATTACAGGAAATTCAGCTGGAAATATTAGGTAGTGTTTGTCAAACACTACGAAAAGGTGGTATAATAACCTATAGTACCTGCACTATTGTCTCGGAAGAGAACTTTAAAGTGGTTCAAGCATTTTTAGAAAGTCATCCCGAGTTCGAGCAGGTTAAACTAGAACACGAATGCAAGGATATTCTAAAAGATGGCTGTATCCTTATTACTCCGGAATTATACGGAAGTGATGGATTCTTCATCAGCCAATTTCGTAAGATGTCCAATTAG
- the fmt gene encoding methionyl-tRNA formyltransferase, protein MTKLIFMGTPDFSATVLKGLLTDDRYEILAVVTQPDRAVGRKKVIQETPVKQVAKEAGLPIYQPEKLSGSPEMEAIMNLGADGIVTAAFGQFLPSKLLDSMDFAVNVHASLLPKHRGGAPIHYALIQGDEEAGVTIMEMVKEMDAGDMISRRSIPITDEDNVGTLFEKLAIVGRDLLLDTLPAYIAGEIQPEPQDPSQVTFSPNIKPEEEKLDWNKINRQLFNQIRGMNPWPVAHTFLKGERFKIYEAQPVEGKGNPGEIISIGKKELIVATAEGALSLRQVQPAGKPKMDIASFLNGVGRTLTVGERFGD, encoded by the coding sequence ATGACAAAATTAATCTTTATGGGAACTCCCGACTTTTCAGCGACCGTTTTGAAGGGACTTTTGACAGATGATCGCTATGAGATTCTAGCAGTTGTAACTCAGCCAGACCGTGCAGTTGGACGTAAAAAAGTCATCCAAGAAACCCCAGTGAAACAAGTTGCCAAAGAGGCAGGACTTCCTATTTACCAACCTGAAAAATTATCGGGTAGTCCAGAAATGGAAGCCATCATGAATTTGGGAGCTGATGGGATTGTAACAGCAGCTTTTGGACAATTCCTCCCAAGTAAACTCCTTGATAGCATGGATTTTGCAGTCAATGTTCATGCTTCGCTCCTTCCTAAACACCGTGGTGGTGCTCCTATCCATTATGCCTTGATTCAGGGTGATGAGGAGGCAGGAGTAACCATTATGGAAATGGTCAAGGAAATGGATGCAGGAGATATGATTTCTCGTCGTAGTATTCCAATTACTGATGAGGACAATGTCGGCACCTTATTTGAAAAATTGGCCATTGTCGGTCGTGATTTGCTTTTGGATACTCTACCAGCTTATATAGCTGGTGAAATTCAGCCAGAACCACAAGACCCAAGCCAAGTAACTTTCTCACCGAATATCAAACCTGAGGAAGAAAAATTAGACTGGAACAAGATCAATCGTCAACTCTTTAACCAAATCCGTGGGATGAATCCATGGCCAGTTGCTCATACCTTCCTCAAGGGAGAACGCTTCAAAATCTATGAAGCTCAGCCTGTAGAAGGGAAGGGGAATCCGGGTGAGATTATCTCCATCGGTAAGAAAGAATTAATCGTCGCAACAGCAGAGGGGGCTCTATCTCTCAGACAGGTTCAACCAGCAGGGAAACCTAAGATGGACATTGCTTCCTTCCTTAATGGTGTTGGACGTACCTTGACAGTAGGAGAACGATTTGGTGACTAA
- a CDS encoding primosomal protein N': MAIAKIIVDVPLMQTDQPYSYKIPEEFEEMLEVGMRVHVPFGKANRLIQGIVLGMESQSDADVADEDLKEIAEVLDFSPVLTEEQLWLAEELRKSVFSYKITILKAMLPGFLNSSYDKILYPLEGLSQKDRDRLFGTQESLAFSSLDLEKQAEMMQLTRKGILKLEYQAVDQKKVKTQSWVQVNLNHLEKLEISNRAKKKLELREYLLVHPETVPLADLLEHYSREQVNFFVEQGALTILQKEVQRSAAYFEGIESNQALELNLEQKQACEAVVGAIGKKHPPFLLQGITGSGKTEVYLQIIQGALDMGKTSIVLVPEISLTPQMTERFIARFGDKVAILHSGLSNGEKYDEWRKVERGDAQVVVGARSAIFAPLKNLGVIIIDEEHEASYKQDSNPRYHARDVALLRAQYNQAALVLGSATPSLESRARAGKGVYHHLRLTQRANPLASIPEVQLIDFRDYIGQNETSNFTPPLIEAIQDRLDKKEQVVLMLNRRGYSSFVMCRECGTVDTCPNCDISLTLHMDTKTMNCHYCGFTKEIPHVCPNCQSRSIRYYGTGTQKAYDELAELFPQARILRMDVDTTRKKGSHQALLEQFGKGEADILLGTQMIAKGLDFPNVTLVGVLNADTALNLPDFRSSERTFQLLTQVAGRAGRAEKAGQVLIQSYNPQHYAIRFAKDQDYEGFYAYEMGIRRQLGYPPYYFTIGITLSHKKEEEVLKRAYQVMEILRSGLSDASIILGPTPKPIARTHNLYHYQILIKYRLEDELGPTLNQVLALTQERENSELRLSIDHEPQQFL; the protein is encoded by the coding sequence ATGGCTATTGCAAAAATCATTGTCGATGTTCCCTTGATGCAGACAGACCAGCCCTATAGCTACAAGATTCCTGAGGAATTTGAAGAGATGCTGGAAGTTGGTATGCGGGTTCATGTACCTTTTGGGAAGGCCAATCGCTTGATTCAGGGAATTGTTCTTGGAATGGAGTCTCAATCTGATGCAGATGTGGCAGACGAGGACTTGAAAGAGATTGCTGAGGTGCTGGACTTTTCTCCTGTTTTAACGGAGGAACAACTCTGGCTAGCTGAAGAACTACGTAAGTCAGTTTTTTCATACAAGATTACCATTCTAAAAGCTATGCTTCCTGGATTTTTGAACTCTAGCTATGATAAGATCCTCTACCCTCTGGAAGGCTTGAGTCAGAAAGACAGAGACCGTTTGTTTGGAACGCAAGAGTCCTTAGCATTTTCATCTCTAGACTTAGAAAAGCAAGCTGAGATGATGCAATTGACTCGAAAAGGGATCTTGAAATTAGAGTATCAGGCTGTAGACCAGAAGAAAGTCAAAACACAGTCTTGGGTTCAAGTGAATCTTAATCATTTAGAAAAACTAGAAATCTCAAATCGTGCCAAGAAGAAATTGGAACTGCGAGAATATTTATTAGTACATCCTGAAACAGTTCCTTTAGCTGATTTGTTAGAACATTACTCACGGGAACAAGTCAATTTCTTTGTGGAACAGGGTGCTTTGACGATTCTTCAAAAGGAAGTTCAACGCTCAGCCGCCTACTTTGAAGGAATCGAGTCAAATCAAGCCTTAGAGTTAAACCTAGAGCAAAAACAAGCCTGTGAGGCGGTTGTTGGAGCGATTGGAAAGAAACATCCTCCCTTTCTCCTTCAAGGGATTACAGGAAGTGGGAAAACCGAGGTTTACTTACAGATTATCCAAGGTGCCTTGGATATGGGAAAAACATCGATTGTTCTTGTACCAGAAATCTCTCTGACACCTCAAATGACGGAGCGCTTTATTGCTCGGTTTGGAGATAAAGTCGCCATTCTCCACTCTGGCTTGTCAAATGGTGAAAAGTACGATGAGTGGCGCAAGGTGGAGCGTGGAGATGCTCAGGTAGTCGTTGGGGCTCGCTCGGCTATTTTTGCACCTTTAAAAAATCTAGGTGTTATCATTATCGATGAAGAGCATGAGGCCAGCTACAAGCAAGATAGCAATCCGCGTTATCATGCTAGGGATGTGGCTCTTTTACGAGCTCAGTATAATCAAGCTGCCCTAGTACTTGGTTCTGCAACACCGAGTTTAGAAAGTCGTGCGCGTGCTGGTAAGGGTGTTTATCATCATCTACGCCTGACGCAACGTGCCAATCCTTTAGCAAGTATACCTGAGGTTCAACTGATTGATTTCCGTGACTATATCGGGCAGAATGAAACATCAAACTTTACACCACCACTGATTGAGGCCATTCAAGATCGACTGGATAAAAAAGAGCAGGTTGTTCTCATGCTCAATCGCCGTGGTTATTCTAGCTTTGTCATGTGCCGGGAATGTGGGACAGTTGATACCTGTCCCAACTGCGATATTTCTCTGACGCTGCACATGGATACTAAGACTATGAACTGTCATTATTGTGGTTTTACGAAGGAAATCCCCCATGTCTGTCCAAACTGTCAGAGTCGTAGCATTCGTTATTATGGGACAGGGACTCAAAAGGCCTACGATGAGCTAGCCGAACTTTTTCCTCAAGCACGAATTCTGCGCATGGATGTAGATACAACTCGTAAAAAAGGCAGTCACCAAGCTCTACTTGAACAATTTGGCAAGGGTGAAGCGGATATTTTACTTGGAACTCAGATGATTGCCAAGGGCTTGGATTTTCCAAATGTAACCTTGGTTGGTGTTCTCAATGCAGATACAGCCTTGAACCTACCTGATTTCCGTTCTTCTGAGAGGACTTTCCAACTCTTGACCCAGGTGGCAGGACGAGCAGGAAGGGCTGAAAAAGCTGGGCAGGTCTTGATCCAGTCTTACAATCCTCAGCACTATGCTATTCGCTTTGCCAAGGATCAGGACTATGAAGGCTTTTATGCCTATGAAATGGGCATCAGACGTCAGTTGGGTTATCCACCTTATTATTTCACAATTGGAATTACCTTGTCTCATAAGAAAGAAGAAGAGGTTCTTAAACGTGCTTATCAAGTCATGGAAATATTGCGGTCAGGTTTGTCGGATGCTAGTATAATTCTTGGTCCAACGCCAAAACCTATTGCTCGAACCCACAACCTCTATCATTACCAGATTTTAATCAAATACCGTTTAGAAGATGAGCTTGGTCCAACCCTTAACCAGGTCTTGGCCTTGACACAAGAACGGGAAAATAGCGAACTTCGTCTCAGTATTGACCACGAACCGCAACAGTTTTTATAA
- the rpoZ gene encoding DNA-directed RNA polymerase subunit omega: MMLKPSIDTLLDKVPSKYSLVILEAKRAHELEAGAPPTQEFKSEKSTLRALEEIESGNVTIHPDPEGKREAVRRRIEEERRLKEEEEKKIKEQIAKEKEEGEKI, from the coding sequence ATGATGCTTAAACCCTCTATTGATACCTTGCTTGATAAGGTACCATCAAAATATTCACTCGTCATCTTGGAAGCAAAACGTGCTCACGAATTAGAAGCTGGAGCACCTCCAACTCAAGAATTTAAATCTGAAAAATCAACTCTTCGTGCCTTGGAAGAAATTGAATCAGGGAATGTAACCATCCACCCAGATCCAGAAGGAAAACGCGAAGCTGTTCGCCGTCGTATCGAAGAAGAAAGACGATTGAAAGAAGAAGAAGAAAAGAAAATCAAAGAGCAAATCGCGAAAGAAAAAGAAGAAGGTGAAAAAATTTAA
- the gmk gene encoding guanylate kinase encodes MADRGLLIVFSGPSGVGKGTVRREIFESSENQFQYSVSMTTRAQRPGEVDGVDYFFRTREEFEELIRQGQMLEYAEYVGNYYGTPLTYVNETLDKGIDVFLEIEVQGALQVKKKVPDAVFIFLTPPDLEELQDRLVGRGTDSAEVIAQRIEKAKEEIALMREYDYAIVNDHVPLAAERVKRVIEAEHFRVDRVIGHYQDMLPKSPTIR; translated from the coding sequence ATGGCAGACCGAGGCTTACTAATCGTTTTTTCAGGTCCTTCAGGAGTTGGAAAAGGAACGGTTAGACGAGAAATTTTTGAGAGTTCTGAAAATCAATTTCAATATTCAGTATCTATGACGACACGGGCACAACGTCCAGGTGAAGTAGATGGTGTTGATTATTTCTTCCGTACACGGGAAGAATTTGAAGAATTGATCCGTCAAGGGCAAATGTTAGAGTATGCAGAGTATGTAGGCAACTACTACGGAACTCCTCTGACCTATGTCAATGAAACGCTTGATAAGGGAATCGATGTCTTTCTTGAAATTGAAGTACAGGGAGCTCTCCAGGTCAAGAAAAAAGTTCCAGATGCTGTCTTTATTTTTTTGACACCACCAGATTTGGAAGAATTGCAAGACCGTCTCGTAGGTCGTGGTACCGATAGTGCAGAAGTAATTGCTCAGCGTATCGAAAAAGCCAAGGAAGAAATTGCTTTGATGCGTGAGTATGACTACGCTATTGTAAATGACCATGTTCCTCTTGCCGCAGAACGTGTAAAACGTGTGATTGAAGCAGAACATTTCCGTGTAGACCGCGTGATTGGTCATTATCAGGATATGCTACCAAAGTCTCCGACTATTCGATAA
- a CDS encoding ribonuclease Y — MEIMAIVIVVFAVIIGLVIGYVSISVKMKSSQEAAELMLLNAEQEATNLRGQAEREADLLLNEAKSESKSLKKEALLEAKEEARKYREEVDAEFKSERQELKQIESRLTERASSLDRKDDNLTNKEKTLEQKEQSISDRAKNLDVREEQLEEIEKQKQAELERIGTLTQSEAKDIILAQTEENLTKEIASRIREAEQEVKERSDKLAKDILSQAMQRIAGEYVAESTNSTVHLPDDTMKGRIIGREGRNIRTFESLTGVDVIIDDTPEVVTLSGFDPIRREIARMTMETLLKDGRIHPARIEELVEKNRQEIDNKIREYGEAAAYEIGAPNLHPDLMKIMGRLQFRTSYGQNVLRHSIEVAKLAGIMASELGENATLARRAGFLHDIGKAIDREVEGSHVEIGTELARKYKEHPVVVNTIASHHGDVEPESVIAVIVAAADALSAARPGARSESLESYIKRLHDLEEIANSFEGVQNSFALQAGREIRIMVNPGQIKDDKVTILAHKVREKIENNLDYPGNIKVTVIRELRAVDYAK, encoded by the coding sequence ATGGAAATTATGGCGATTGTTATCGTTGTTTTTGCCGTCATCATTGGTTTAGTCATTGGATATGTCAGCATCTCAGTCAAGATGAAATCATCACAAGAGGCTGCAGAGCTGATGCTTTTAAATGCTGAACAAGAAGCAACTAATTTACGAGGACAAGCTGAGCGCGAAGCGGATTTATTACTCAATGAAGCTAAGAGCGAAAGCAAGTCTCTTAAAAAAGAAGCACTATTGGAGGCCAAAGAAGAAGCCAGAAAATACCGTGAAGAAGTGGATGCTGAATTTAAATCGGAACGTCAAGAACTCAAGCAAATCGAAAGTCGTTTGACCGAACGTGCTAGCAGTCTTGATCGTAAAGATGACAATTTGACGAACAAAGAAAAAACACTTGAACAAAAAGAACAAAGTATTTCTGATAGAGCAAAAAACCTTGATGTACGTGAAGAGCAACTAGAAGAAATTGAGAAACAAAAGCAAGCTGAACTAGAGCGTATTGGAACTCTGACTCAGTCGGAAGCAAAAGACATTATCTTGGCCCAGACAGAGGAAAACTTGACTAAGGAAATTGCTAGTCGCATTCGTGAGGCTGAGCAAGAAGTCAAGGAACGTTCAGACAAATTGGCTAAGGATATCTTGTCCCAAGCTATGCAGAGAATTGCTGGTGAGTATGTGGCTGAGTCTACCAACTCTACGGTTCATCTGCCTGATGATACTATGAAAGGTCGTATCATTGGTCGTGAAGGACGTAATATCCGTACTTTTGAAAGTTTGACAGGGGTTGATGTTATCATTGATGATACGCCAGAAGTGGTAACCTTGTCAGGTTTTGACCCTATCCGTCGCGAGATTGCCCGTATGACGATGGAAACCTTGCTTAAGGATGGACGTATCCACCCAGCTCGTATCGAAGAGTTGGTTGAGAAAAATCGTCAAGAGATTGACAATAAGATTCGTGAATATGGTGAAGCCGCAGCCTATGAAATTGGTGCACCAAACCTTCACCCAGACTTGATGAAGATCATGGGACGCTTGCAGTTCCGTACTTCATACGGACAAAATGTCTTGCGTCATTCGATTGAAGTTGCTAAGTTGGCTGGTATCATGGCTAGCGAACTTGGTGAGAATGCTACCCTTGCTCGTCGCGCGGGATTCCTTCACGATATTGGTAAAGCCATTGACCGAGAGGTAGAAGGTAGCCACGTTGAGATTGGTACTGAGTTGGCTCGCAAGTACAAGGAACATCCAGTTGTGGTGAATACTATTGCCAGTCACCACGGAGATGTAGAACCTGAAAGTGTGATCGCAGTCATCGTTGCTGCGGCGGATGCATTGAGTGCTGCCCGTCCAGGAGCTCGTAGTGAGTCACTCGAAAGCTACATCAAACGTCTCCATGATCTTGAAGAAATTGCTAATAGCTTTGAAGGTGTTCAAAATAGCTTTGCCCTTCAAGCTGGTCGCGAAATCCGCATTATGGTAAATCCAGGTCAAATCAAAGATGACAAGGTCACAATCTTGGCTCATAAAGTTCGTGAGAAAATCGAAAACAATCTCGATTACCCAGGAAATATCAAGGTAACCGTGATTCGTGAACTTCGTGCAGTTGATTATGCAAAATAA
- a CDS encoding SIR2 family protein has protein sequence MEENYNLSITQIKNSIKENSLVLFVGAGISANSNLPTWGELIQSLKKELNIPEEKTDSPLRIAQYYYDTFGKNQYTKKIEEIFFKKGLSKPNELHKLIEKIAPKHIIMTNYDSLLESQFDSGLLKYNVVAEDKDIPYTSSERYLIKMHGDLSKKNIVLKEDDYLDYHLNFPMISTLIQSLIMNHTLLFVGYSLSDSTFNSIFRMIQNTFKLDAKNAYFYTPEEPSMIIRDYYKKQGIIIISNEENPGQETSEKQNKLYCRTKDFLEVLSENRSQVVNNADDLWNQLAFLDRLSFIDAKDFSRYSDLKKRALNWDDEYCWFGNNQLRFEIDGHEELRNMVSKKSLLNRFLDMEIGEPRDLKGNRFLSKAFKLYEEKQYSLAKAKFRELANIAFRQKDYFNFLVCEFNFQQIQIIDRYEKTPSYAEPIYDGELSELTEQIINSVTGDEKKIIEFFRDSILNFNFLYRKLETINELFDEIREEHESYRRGGWSANNYLFNAEFTVKNLCNFLKLNCLCVEHYKIYKSIINRYLEILLLSYDNSYVNPDSSIFDRTSSWLKNLDLDDVQLILPNIDFKVVNLYFRNYSFGKIKVTEEAKDYLLNRITHLQERLEITEDENLRELKNMLTFLPLVDDIDIEKVIEILNNQILYYNWSEEFRRIIKIVLDNMDAIDKDSLKSKIIGIVNKHLNEILEKNFSLYNSVYPLYSQLLEYCSTDQETAIIVLEKFNTDILRIKYKNDDIKNIIEYSDLICHLFKYFEEDIKDDILDTLKVYEESENIIYHKVIDLMSYNVYDFPQIQNKIYHYLIKRINDKRVEGVKTFPDPREKSVSDLYNLSRKGYFSDFEILKDIEEDIRGLYPEVDWTWFHDRSDDVIHRLLEHRTPNNIKTYFSKNEEDNKLINEYILKALDEDKLILKK, from the coding sequence ATGGAAGAAAATTATAATTTATCTATAACTCAAATAAAGAATTCTATTAAAGAAAATTCCTTAGTTTTGTTTGTTGGTGCAGGAATATCAGCTAATTCTAATCTACCAACTTGGGGAGAATTGATTCAATCATTAAAAAAAGAATTGAACATACCAGAAGAAAAAACAGATAGTCCACTGAGAATTGCTCAGTATTATTATGATACCTTTGGGAAAAATCAGTACACAAAAAAGATAGAAGAAATTTTCTTTAAGAAGGGATTGAGTAAACCAAATGAGTTACATAAATTAATAGAAAAAATTGCACCAAAACATATTATTATGACAAACTATGATTCACTTCTGGAGAGTCAATTTGATAGTGGCTTGTTAAAGTACAATGTAGTCGCTGAGGATAAAGACATCCCTTATACGAGTTCGGAAAGATACTTGATTAAAATGCATGGTGACTTGAGTAAGAAAAATATTGTTTTGAAAGAAGATGATTATTTAGACTATCATTTGAACTTCCCAATGATTTCTACTTTAATCCAGTCATTGATAATGAATCATACTCTATTGTTTGTGGGGTATTCTCTAAGTGATTCGACTTTTAATTCAATTTTTAGAATGATTCAAAATACATTTAAATTGGATGCTAAAAATGCTTATTTTTATACTCCCGAGGAACCGTCTATGATCATCCGAGACTATTATAAGAAGCAAGGAATTATCATTATCTCTAATGAAGAGAATCCAGGTCAGGAGACATCCGAAAAACAGAACAAATTGTATTGCAGGACAAAAGATTTTTTAGAGGTTCTATCAGAAAACCGAAGTCAAGTTGTAAATAATGCTGATGATTTATGGAATCAACTGGCTTTTTTAGATAGACTTAGTTTTATTGATGCGAAAGATTTTTCTAGATATTCTGATTTAAAGAAAAGGGCTTTAAACTGGGATGATGAGTATTGCTGGTTTGGAAATAATCAATTAAGATTTGAAATTGATGGTCATGAAGAATTACGAAATATGGTATCTAAAAAATCTTTATTAAACCGCTTTCTAGATATGGAGATTGGTGAACCTAGAGATTTAAAGGGGAATCGATTCTTAAGTAAGGCTTTTAAGTTGTATGAAGAAAAACAATATTCTTTAGCAAAAGCAAAATTTAGAGAACTAGCTAATATAGCATTTCGTCAGAAAGACTATTTTAATTTCTTAGTTTGTGAATTTAATTTTCAGCAAATTCAAATAATTGATAGATACGAAAAAACACCTAGTTATGCAGAGCCAATTTATGATGGAGAATTAAGCGAATTAACAGAACAAATTATTAACTCGGTTACAGGAGATGAGAAAAAGATTATAGAATTTTTTAGAGATTCAATCCTTAATTTCAATTTTTTATATAGAAAATTAGAAACTATTAATGAATTATTTGATGAAATTCGTGAAGAGCATGAAAGCTATAGAAGAGGAGGATGGTCTGCTAATAATTATCTATTTAATGCGGAGTTTACAGTAAAAAATCTTTGTAACTTTTTAAAATTAAATTGTTTATGTGTTGAACATTATAAGATTTATAAATCAATCATTAATAGATATTTAGAAATATTATTACTTAGTTATGATAATTCATATGTAAACCCTGATTCAAGTATTTTCGATAGAACATCTTCTTGGCTTAAAAATCTTGATTTGGATGATGTTCAATTAATTCTTCCGAATATAGATTTTAAGGTTGTAAATTTATATTTTAGAAACTATTCATTTGGTAAAATAAAAGTTACTGAGGAAGCGAAAGACTATTTGTTGAATCGAATTACCCATCTTCAAGAAAGACTTGAAATTACTGAAGATGAAAATCTTCGAGAGCTTAAAAACATGCTAACTTTTCTTCCTCTTGTTGATGATATTGACATAGAAAAAGTAATAGAAATTTTAAATAATCAAATACTGTATTATAATTGGAGCGAGGAATTTAGGAGAATTATTAAAATTGTCCTCGATAATATGGATGCTATTGATAAAGATTCATTGAAATCTAAGATAATTGGGATTGTAAATAAACATTTAAATGAAATTTTGGAGAAAAATTTTTCTTTATATAATTCAGTGTATCCACTCTATTCACAGTTACTAGAATACTGCTCAACTGATCAGGAAACTGCAATAATAGTACTCGAAAAATTTAATACAGATATTTTAAGAATAAAATATAAAAATGATGATATAAAAAATATCATAGAATATTCTGACTTGATATGTCACTTATTTAAGTATTTTGAAGAGGATATTAAAGATGACATTCTAGATACTCTAAAAGTTTATGAAGAATCAGAAAACATTATTTACCATAAAGTAATTGATTTAATGAGTTATAATGTCTATGATTTTCCTCAGATACAAAATAAAATCTACCATTATTTGATTAAAAGAATTAATGATAAAAGAGTTGAGGGGGTTAAAACTTTCCCAGACCCAAGAGAAAAGTCTGTATCAGATTTATACAACTTAAGTAGAAAAGGATATTTTTCTGATTTTGAGATTTTAAAAGATATTGAAGAAGATATTCGAGGACTTTATCCTGAAGTAGATTGGACCTGGTTCCATGATAGAAGTGATGATGTTATCCATCGTCTACTAGAACATAGAACTCCCAATAATATTAAAACTTATTTTTCAAAAAATGAAGAAGATAATAAATTGATTAATGAGTATATTTTAAAAGCTCTCGATGAGGATAAACTAATACTTAAGAAATAA